The Dyadobacter sp. 676 DNA window CCGGAGGCTGCCGCCGATACCAGTGACACTTTGCTGGACACCAAGGAGGCCGCGCGCCTTACCAAATACAAGGAGACTTCCATTTATGGGCTGGTGAAAAGAAAAAAGATCCCGTTCTGTAAAATGGAAGGCAAGCTACTCTTTTCACGCAAGGAGCTTCTGGAATGGATAGCCAATGGTCAGCAGAAAATCGGAGGTAGCCATGAAAGA harbors:
- a CDS encoding helix-turn-helix domain-containing protein — translated: MSTTVLVSMNDQQLSELIESSLRRVLESKPEAAADTSDTLLDTKEAARLTKYKETSIYGLVKRKKIPFCKMEGKLLFSRKELLEWIANGQQKIGGSHER